A stretch of the Saccharolobus caldissimus genome encodes the following:
- a CDS encoding ABC transporter substrate-binding protein: protein MRGILKARDKIISILIFTLILLGPLSALAQSSSIPASTEITFISYNGNDANGILAFEHGQIAFYAYAVPPSEYTALPPGAKAYLMPSTYYDILVNPLNTTFGFNPFQFQQVRFALNFIANRTYFVDNILHGYGIPTITLYAGEQCILHIQNTLAKYANIHYNFTYANETIYKVLTAHGAQYINGKWYYNGKPITVYVFVRTDATVRREYAEYFIAQLQKLGFTVQQIQGNLQKEISFVYGSDPANTTWNILIEAWGGTYGYYDAGLVEGLYGTLAGDAPFTSYYGLTFGTYNDSKYESPLLLHEANEIDNWSLKLIQSQFTSAAQYYQLINDIVNVGINMSVRIGLGMSLTPEYVLSNINGVYPNYAQGTLLNFQTYLEIANGTYPNITIGVRYLSQGSANPGVGFTDAYTDEIANALFTPQYLTIPGSGYPVPYIYTYKIVNLTPHAVVPVPSNALWWNPVKQQITRVPPNTTAQMAVIYNLAPLINNDKWADGQNITLADIIYQYIVASEMSLNSSNPIYDSEASSAYGPSLQTIKGFKIINSTAIEIWGNDWFFDPTAAVTSLFLAFNPLGYAAEPAAGYFPWQVYVGMKAVVAEGKAAWSEGTAQSKGIDWLNLVSPTDVGYIISALQNVSSMGYIPKSLLQVENLSNITLVTPQQAIAGYQAALSFMKTYGNALIGDGPFMLVAWNPSASPPFAKIVRNPYFHLVPPAEALSLPEIFSISFSVPSTVTVGQTLNGTIMGTPAGSTTAQPASNVTVYLELLYPNGTIISSLQEMTNANGQFTFTVPTNLSPGSYLLTIAAYQNTSILINPVTYTLVVLPSITTTTSTTTTSTTTSSITTTTSISTTTSISTVVSTVVSTVISTVVSTITTSASNVGYLAAIIVLIIIIIVLAVLLLRRR, encoded by the coding sequence GTGCGAGGAATTCTCAAGGCAAGAGATAAAATAATCTCAATATTAATTTTCACCCTAATATTGCTAGGACCATTATCAGCCCTAGCTCAGTCTTCTTCAATTCCAGCCTCTACTGAAATAACATTTATTTCGTATAACGGTAATGACGCAAACGGTATATTAGCATTTGAACATGGACAAATAGCATTCTATGCGTACGCAGTTCCACCCTCCGAATATACAGCATTGCCTCCTGGTGCTAAGGCTTATTTAATGCCTTCTACATATTATGATATTTTGGTAAATCCTTTAAATACTACTTTCGGCTTTAATCCATTCCAATTTCAGCAAGTTAGATTTGCACTCAATTTTATAGCAAATAGAACATATTTTGTAGATAATATTTTACATGGTTACGGGATTCCAACAATTACATTATATGCAGGTGAACAATGTATACTCCATATACAAAATACGTTAGCTAAGTATGCTAATATACATTACAATTTTACGTATGCTAATGAAACTATTTATAAAGTGTTAACAGCTCATGGTGCGCAATATATTAATGGAAAATGGTATTATAATGGAAAACCAATTACAGTTTATGTTTTTGTTAGGACTGATGCTACAGTAAGACGTGAATATGCAGAATATTTCATAGCACAATTACAAAAACTAGGTTTCACTGTACAACAAATACAAGGTAATTTACAAAAGGAAATTTCGTTTGTTTATGGAAGTGACCCAGCTAATACAACATGGAATATACTTATTGAAGCCTGGGGAGGGACTTATGGATATTATGATGCTGGATTAGTTGAAGGTCTTTATGGTACACTTGCTGGAGACGCTCCTTTTACTTCATATTATGGATTAACTTTTGGAACCTATAATGATTCTAAGTATGAATCTCCATTATTACTTCATGAGGCTAATGAAATAGATAATTGGTCATTAAAGTTAATTCAAAGTCAATTTACGAGTGCAGCGCAATATTATCAGTTAATCAACGATATAGTAAATGTTGGGATTAATATGTCAGTTAGAATAGGTTTAGGAATGAGTCTAACCCCAGAATATGTTTTATCCAATATTAATGGAGTTTACCCCAATTATGCTCAAGGTACACTATTAAACTTCCAAACATATCTCGAAATCGCGAATGGAACTTATCCTAATATTACAATAGGCGTTAGATATTTAAGTCAAGGATCAGCTAATCCTGGTGTAGGATTTACAGATGCTTATACAGATGAAATTGCAAATGCTTTATTTACTCCTCAATATTTGACAATACCCGGCTCAGGATATCCAGTGCCTTATATTTACACATATAAAATAGTTAACTTAACTCCACACGCAGTAGTGCCAGTTCCATCTAATGCTTTATGGTGGAATCCAGTTAAGCAGCAAATAACGAGAGTTCCTCCAAATACTACTGCTCAAATGGCTGTAATATATAACTTAGCACCATTAATTAATAACGATAAATGGGCTGATGGTCAAAATATAACACTAGCTGATATAATATATCAGTATATAGTCGCTTCAGAAATGTCTTTAAATTCAAGTAATCCCATATATGATTCTGAAGCTTCCTCAGCTTATGGGCCTAGTTTACAAACAATTAAAGGATTTAAAATAATTAATTCTACAGCTATAGAAATATGGGGCAATGATTGGTTTTTTGACCCTACAGCGGCTGTTACAAGCCTATTCCTTGCATTTAACCCATTAGGATATGCAGCTGAACCAGCAGCAGGTTACTTCCCATGGCAAGTTTACGTAGGTATGAAAGCTGTTGTTGCTGAAGGGAAGGCAGCTTGGTCAGAAGGCACTGCACAATCTAAAGGAATAGACTGGTTAAACTTAGTAAGTCCCACTGATGTAGGCTATATCATTTCAGCACTTCAAAATGTCTCCTCAATGGGTTATATACCAAAGAGTTTATTACAAGTCGAAAATCTGAGTAATATAACACTAGTCACTCCTCAACAAGCTATAGCCGGTTATCAAGCTGCTTTAAGCTTCATGAAGACTTACGGTAATGCCTTAATTGGTGATGGGCCATTTATGCTAGTTGCTTGGAATCCTAGTGCATCTCCACCATTTGCTAAAATAGTTAGAAATCCATACTTCCATCTAGTGCCTCCAGCTGAGGCCCTATCTTTGCCAGAAATATTTTCTATTTCCTTTAGTGTTCCATCTACTGTTACAGTAGGGCAAACGTTAAACGGTACCATTATGGGTACTCCTGCTGGAAGTACCACAGCTCAGCCTGCATCTAATGTCACAGTTTATCTTGAGTTATTATATCCTAACGGTACAATAATATCCTCCTTACAAGAGATGACTAACGCTAATGGTCAGTTCACATTTACTGTACCTACTAATTTATCTCCTGGGTCATATTTATTAACAATAGCTGCTTACCAAAACACTTCCATACTAATTAACCCAGTAACATATACTCTTGTCGTACTACCTTCCATTACCACGACTACTTCTACAACCACTACTTCCACTACTACCAGTAGTATAACCACTACTACCAGCATTAGTACTACAACTAGTATTTCAACCGTAGTTAGTACCGTGGTTTCAACAGTTATAAGTACGGTTGTGAGTACTATAACTACAAGCGCCTCTAATGTTGGTTATTTGGCTGCAATTATAGTTCTAATAATCATTATTATAGTTCTTGCAGTATTATTATTAAGAAGAAGATGA